DNA from Thermococcus argininiproducens:
GTAGGGCGGCGGACTCGTAATCCGCAGGTCCCGGGTTCAAATCCCGGTCCCGGCTCCAATCTTTCTAGTTTTTTGAGTCAGCTGCTAAACAATATATTATTCCCTTCTTAGAGACATTAAATATTAGTTCACGATATTTGTGATAATCTTTAATTATCCCTTCATACCGATACATATATGGGTAACTAACTCGATGAAACTGGATCCGAATTTATGTATACTCTGCAGAGGTAGAGGATGGTGTGGTCTTGCATATTGTCCTGTAATAGCTAGGGCCAGGGCCACCTTAATGGTTAAACGACGCGTTTCCTCAAAAATTATAGAGGGTTCTAGCCCTCCATCGATTTTTATAGGTAGGATAGGATATCCTTACGTGAGGATAGGGCCAGCTGCACCACCTTTAGTTGGAGACACCCAAGTGTTTGACTATCCTGAGCTGTGGATTGAGAAGAAAATAGAGGATATCCTTGAGTATCGATGGAGTCTTATAACTGGCATTAAAATAGCAGATGTGAAAAAACCCGAAGATAAGCTTATTGATGAGTTGAGACTTTTGGCAATGAGTTCTAAACCTGTGGATGTGCAGATTGCTCTTAAAAAGCCTCCTAGGCCTTTTATGACATTTAGTGAGCATGAACCACCACAGGGCCCCCGTTCTCCTCTTACTAAAATGAAGATTCTTGGAAATCCATCAATCCCTAGACCTGTGGAAAAGGCTCATGATGACACTGACCTACCTGCACTTGAGGCAGTTACATATCTCTACGAGTCTGGTGTGCCGGTTTCACACATACAGAAGATATTTAGTACTGGTGCATTTGGTGTTAAAGGTAGGAGAAGACTTGTCCCCACGAGATGGAGCATCACTGCGGTGGACAGCATACTTTCGAGGAAACTCATCAAAGAGATAAAAGAATACGATCCCTTGAACGAGATTTTGGTCTTCAGGTATCGCCTTCATGATAATCTGTTTATAGCAATACTATATCCAGCCAAATGGAGTTACGAATGGATGGAAGCATGGTGGCCCGGATCCACATGGAACCCTGGGTTAGATAATGTGGTTATTGAGGGGGATTATGAGGGTTATCATGGAAGGACAACCTACCCAGGCATAGGTGGATGCTACTATGCAAGCATGCTTGCAACACTTGAGTATTTAAAGAGAATAAAAAGACAAGCCACCGCTATACTCCTTAGGGAGATTTACCCCGGATTTAAAATCCCCGTAGGAGTCTGGTTTGTTAGAGAAAGTGTTAGGGCAATGTTCAATTCTCCACCAGTTTTAAAGACAGACAACTTGGATGAGGTCATGGAGCTTTTGGACAATGAGACAAAGCTTGGCAGTGGTAAGTGGCTTTCATCATCGGCACTTTTGAGGAGAATAAAGTTCACAAAGACCATAGATGAGTTTTTGAAAAGGAGCTGAAAGAAAATCATCTCTAACCAATCAATAAGTATTATTCCAATAATCTTTGATGGATGTGCTTAAAAATATTCTAAAAGAAAATCCTTTTATAAAACAAATGCCATATCGAAAACCAGGTGATGTTTATGAATGCCAATATTCTTAAAGGGTTTATGAAGAACTTCCCTCAACTTTTTGAGGAAGTAAGAGAGGGAGAAACGGTGTTAATTGAATATTCTCCAATTATCAATTCTGCCATTATTTTGTACGAGTTAATCATCTGGGCCAAAGAAAATGGCTACCAGGTGATAATAGATGATACCCTTGACACTCTGCCTATTTATAAGATTAAAATGGACTTGAAGGGCTTAAATAGTGAGATACTGAATGACATTAAAGTAGTAAAAATTGGAGGGACATTGGACGTAGGGGATGTTATCGGACGCTTGGCCCTTAAGGAGCCCCATATAAGAGTAAAAGAGTACTTAGAAGTTGCACTCCCACACTTGGATAGTGAAAAACGAATAATTAACCCTGTTTTGGGATTTGAAAAACTTTTAATATTAAGTGAATCACCAAGGGAAGTTTTCGCTACTTTATCAATGATACTCTCATTTACCTCGAGCTTTCAGAGAACAGCATTTTATTTTGTGAATGTTAATGCGCTTGAAGAGGCTATCCCATGGGCTCTACCGCTTCTTGAAGAGATTGCAACTACTGTGGTTGAGCTAGGGAGAGTAAACAATGGTCTTGGTTTTAGTGTTAAGAACTATGAGTTTTAAGTTTTGTTTTATCATTACATTATTAGTTTGATTGACGTTGAATCTATGTTAGAGCTTTTCAGCCCATTTAAAGGCTTCTAGAATCTTTGAATAA
Protein-coding regions in this window:
- a CDS encoding Nre family DNA repair protein, translated to MKLDPNLCILCRGRGWCGLAYCPVIARARATLMVKRRVSSKIIEGSSPPSIFIGRIGYPYVRIGPAAPPLVGDTQVFDYPELWIEKKIEDILEYRWSLITGIKIADVKKPEDKLIDELRLLAMSSKPVDVQIALKKPPRPFMTFSEHEPPQGPRSPLTKMKILGNPSIPRPVEKAHDDTDLPALEAVTYLYESGVPVSHIQKIFSTGAFGVKGRRRLVPTRWSITAVDSILSRKLIKEIKEYDPLNEILVFRYRLHDNLFIAILYPAKWSYEWMEAWWPGSTWNPGLDNVVIEGDYEGYHGRTTYPGIGGCYYASMLATLEYLKRIKRQATAILLREIYPGFKIPVGVWFVRESVRAMFNSPPVLKTDNLDEVMELLDNETKLGSGKWLSSSALLRRIKFTKTIDEFLKRS
- a CDS encoding DUF257 family protein, translating into MNANILKGFMKNFPQLFEEVREGETVLIEYSPIINSAIILYELIIWAKENGYQVIIDDTLDTLPIYKIKMDLKGLNSEILNDIKVVKIGGTLDVGDVIGRLALKEPHIRVKEYLEVALPHLDSEKRIINPVLGFEKLLILSESPREVFATLSMILSFTSSFQRTAFYFVNVNALEEAIPWALPLLEEIATTVVELGRVNNGLGFSVKNYEF